In Fusarium oxysporum f. sp. lycopersici 4287 chromosome 13, whole genome shotgun sequence, the DNA window CCAAGATGAACGCTGGTATTCCAGATACCAGGCTCGTTCTGGTGTTGACAACCGAGATCATCTCTGGGGAGAGTCGGCGCTCTTGGGTCGTGATCTGGCATTGGGCCTCGAGTAGTGGAATAGGCCGGGCGCCAGATCTCTGTTGGTACGCTCAAAAGACCTTCTTGTCGACCGTAAGATTGCTCAAGCATCTGTAGACTCCAGAATAGCCTCTTCTTGCGGTCCGACATGGGATCTTCCATGCCGTAAACGGACTCGACGTCCAGCATCGCAGAGCGACATAGTTGATGCGCAAGACCGAGGTGGAATTGGCCAAGGTGGACATTTCCGTCTACAAATGTTAGTCTGTGTGTCGCGACAATAAAACCAACAGAAACATACCAATAAAAGAGGAGTAGGAGAGAAGACAGAGGCTCTCAAGCGTCGCAAGATCCACAGTCCCATTTGCGATCCTGAGCATGATGAGACTCTTCGCATTGTTGGCGTACAACTTTGCCTGATCTCCATTCTCAGAGAATCGCAACGTCAAGGCAAGAATGCTGCAAGCAAGCTCATCATGCATAGACCCAAAGTCTCTAACCTCGTCGCGCTCAAAACACCATATTGGCTGTCGGTGGCAGTACTCAAAGTACAGCGCAATACCAACAGCGATATCGGAATGGCTCGGTCGCAGAGACGAGTTCTCGGATTCGGACTTTACTGAGGGATGGCTTGTAGGGTAGCTATGCTCGCGCGTGTTTCGCACGCCAGAGTATGACTTTTCGGAAGTGTCTGTTGTTTCTTCGAGCGCTGAATcgagctgttgctgttggtgatggttttgctggtggtgctggttCTGTTTTTGTTGTGACGTAGGCCTGCAAACGCCCCAAAAGTTAGAACCCTTCCCACTGTAAGTAAGCGTCAGAGACAGGAAAAGACTTACAAGCTTCCGTTCAGCAAAaagtcaagcttctcctccagATGGGCCAATCTCTCCTCCTAATTAAAATCGTCAAGTTATGTTTTTTTTTGCGTGTGCAAAACCCCATGCACAACGTACCGAAGGACCGCTCTGAGAGGGCCTGATTGCCGGGGGATAAGAGCACGACTGTTTGAGGCGGACGCAGCTGGAGCATGCTGGCTTCTCACCTGGGCAACGGGTCTTCTTTCGTCTGGGTTTCTCAAATCAGTACAGCTGTGATAGACGCGACATCGCAGTGTGTGTTTGCCAACCTGCAAGTCAGACAGGCGTGGTGAGAGCGTCGTCTGCCGCGGGTGCTCGTGGGAGGATTATtattgttgctgctggtgttgttgttctCCTCAGTGGGTGACATTGAAGACCTCGACATTTTGAAGGTATTATCATCTAAGACaaggaagagagaagagggaaggGGAGGGAGGGAATGTCCCGACGAGGAGGATAATAATgaataaaaaaaagttgATGGCGTAGGAGTTGGTGAACCTTGTTTCGCTCGCTGTAAAGGGGCCCGCTTCCACTAAATACCTTACCCTTGGACCTCTGGGACTTTTTGGCGTCTGCTCTGCTGTAGGATACAGTGCAGTTTGGGGTGGCTTACAGTTACTGTTGCAAACCCCGCACTGCCTACTGGTCAAACGGACTGCGTGTGTGCGTTAGAATAACTCTTACTCATGGCCCTTGCGCTGCGCTGCTGATAACGCGGGGTTTGGTACGAAGCAGAAAAGCTTAGCGGGTTATCCAGGGATTGGATGGAATGGCCAAGGCTAATGCGAAGTGCCTGAAGAGAACAAGGGGGCGTGGATAGTGTGACTCCCGGTCAGAGATGAGGCCCACTGAGAGAGAAACGCAGAGCCCATCCCAGCATCCGTTGCAACAACAGCACGGCAcgcacagcacagcacagcacagcacagcgTGGGATAACTTGCCATCACGGCGTGTTTGGTCTGGTGATGTGAACACCACTACACTGTATCTATCGAGTTATTCCTCAAAGCAGACAAGGTGAAAACTCTTCACCGTAGAATTCCCTATCTCCAACCATTCGGTCATACCGCTCGTTATCTTCCCACTGCCGACACAAACTTTCCACGTCCCCTGCACCCACCTTCTATCAGAGCTTCCAGAAATAACTATCTCTGCCTTCACCGAGACACACCTCGTCTGGTCCCCCGCCTCGCTCCGACAAACGGAGATCTGTCGGGGAGAGATAACGCGCTGTGGATCAATGATCACCTAACTAGCCAAGGGTGCTAGATAAGAGTGAGTGGAGGTGAGGAGAAGCCCAAGATACGCAAATCTCCATCTCTACGTAACTTACTCCGACAACGCAGTTTAAACATTGCTTGGCTGAGGACATTCTGCTTGGCAAAGGCGATCACGGATGACTTTGACCATGTCATGGTAGTAACAAGAATCTCAATTCGTTCATTATGCTCGTAATTATGCCCTTCAACGCCCAATCATGTCTCCCTTAATCCCTGGCTCGTCTCCCCCGCAGTTATTCCCCTCAGAGGATGCTACTCTCTCTTCTGTTTATTCCCTGatcttccatccatcctTCTTTACATGCTTCTTATGTATTGCTACCTCGATTCTACAGTCTAGCAGCGGGATCCAACAAGTCCCTCATCTCTGAGTTGGGGAACTCGCAGTTGAGAGCTGCATCAGGCCGCTCCCTGTCCCAAGCCCacttctccttgagctcaggCTCGAGCTTGTCCTCGAGCATCTGCACCACGTACTTGCCCAGCACAGGGAAGAACTTGTATCCGTGGAACGAGCCGCATGTCGCGACGTACAGACCCTTGGCACCTGCGTGCGGAGAGATGATGAAATCTCCACTAGATGTGAATGCGTCCCTGTAACATTCGGTGTCAGTCGGTCTTTTCTCGTCGTCATGGTGGGGTTTTACATACCAGCAGATGCGATGCTTCTCGTACTTCCAGTGCGCACCCTTGCTTCCGAAGAACAGGCGGTTGGCGTTGTCAATGTCTTCCTTCAGTGAGTTGGGGACCTTCCATTGGGCGTAGTCCTTCTCATCTGGTGGTGCGGAGACGACACGGCCAGGGAGGACTGCGCGGTGgttgctgaagatgttgcGACCCCACCACTTGATCTCACGATCCTTGGTAGGTGGCAGACTGCCAATGAAGGGAGAGTCTGTAGCTAGCGTTAGTTGGTGTTCTAGAAGGCGTACGTCACCCGGGTATAAACTCACTGTGTCTGTAGGTATATCCTTGGAAGCCAACGGGCAtgtccttcatcttggcaaAAGACTGGTCATCAAGCGTGACCATGCCGGTAGTGATGCCAGCAGCTGTGATGCGATCACCGGATCGGAGATCAGGCAGGTTGTGGCGTGCAGCGCTGTATTCCAGAAGCTTGGCTGTGTATGCTCCGGTAGACAGGATAACTGTGTCGGCCGAGATGACCTCGCCCTTGGCCGTTTGGATGCCTGTGGCGCGGCCATTCTCAATCTGCACCGTAGCCACATCTGCAACGATGTACTTGACACCCAGCTTCATAGCCTCGCGCGTCACAGCGCGCAGAGAGTCGCCTGCAGCTCCCCAGCCACTGTTTCTGTTGACAAGGACCTCCTTGGCACCGGTGTAGTCAGCCTCCTCGTATAGACCGCCATACAACTTCTTAGCCTCCTCTATGGTGTAGACTTGGATGTCCGAAGCACGGCCGAGCTTCTTGTAGTTGTTGATGACATCCTGAGCGTAGTCGCTGCGACACACCCAGAAAACACCAGCCTTGTGAAAGTGAGGCATCCAGAGAGGGTCAGACTCGAAGATATCTTGCGCCTCAAGAGCGAGGCGGCAGTAGAGGAGATCATCATAGTCTGCGCGAACAACCTTGTTCCAGTCCCAAGATGCAGCTACACGGTTGTCACCGTCGTAGGGATCTCTGTCGACAATTGTGACAGAAGCATTGGGGTACTTCTGGATGAGCTGGTAGGCCGTTGAGACGCCAAAGACACCGGCTCCCACGATGAGGTATGATGAAGAGGCCATTGTAAGCGGTGCAATGCTATTGGCAGACAGGTATGGTGAGAATCGGTCTGCCAATTGACCTGTAACAGTAATAGAGATGATGTATAACCACCAAGTGAATTGATCGTGTATTTCACCCCGTCTACTGGGCCTTTTATCACCCCGCCTTGGAGACAGTGCCGGTCTCGGTGGCCACCGTATTCCGGACGTCTCTCACCAAAAGTCATTTTCCGGGTCAGATCTGGAATTCCGGAGCTGAGAGCCGGAGTCCGGGTATGGGGTAAAGAGAACCCCGATCACGTGAGGCTTGCTATCTTGAAGTTATTTTGGGTATCATCGTGAAGTCGTGATAACCTCAAGTCAGAGACGAGTATGGTACGATGGTCAGTATCTGACTTGATGAAATGAATATCACTGAGATCCATTTTTGAGGATGCCTTCACATCTGCATTGACCAACTACGTGTCTAGTCTCCCTtctcatctcctcctccgccatTTTGGTGACCTTTGTTCACAAATCACCAGACCAACACCATCCCACCCATTCCAACCATCCTCTTATCCCACAATCAGCTGGCCTAccctcacctcacctcaccaTGAGGTTATCCACGCCTATATCCAGCCTTCCCATCCCTTCATGTACGAGTTGCAAGCCAAATCCCGTAATAGGAAAAGCCTTATCTCCATATTTTGGGTTCTCCCCCGCACTGCAACTCGGTACCCACGGCTCATGGAGATCATTGATATCATTAGCTGACTCTTGTTTCTCCGCACGCAGCGATAACGCGTAACCCTAACATTGTTTCGGGCCTAGCTTCATGCACAATTTGCACTCGGCCAACCTCAATCGGCATCGAACCAAGACAAGGGAAGGGACTGGTCACTGCTTCAGATGCGAAGGAAAACAGATTCACACTAATTGGGCCTCCAAGACTTATCTCGCCCTCTCCCAATACCTCACACCATCTTTAGCTCGGTTGGTCCGTAGCGAAGTGAGGCTAGTAATCTGTCAAGATACCGCTGCGAGTCTTGCTTATCTTGATGCAGTTTGGTCCACTTCCCCATGCACAATGCATAAAGCCCATCCATGGTGGTCTCGACGTTTTTGCTGGCGTGGCAATGCGACGGATGGATAGAGGATGCCGGCACTCGTCATCCCTACCCCAGAAGTGATGAAGCCAGATGGAGGCCCAGGCACCAACACATGGCCAATGCTACTCTGCCTCGCGTCGCTAGTCTTTTCTTATCCTATCATTTGACCATCGAGATATCAGGGGATAGAGGCCATCGTGATGTGACACAACGCCCGGTCGTCGATACCGTCTTTGTGATATCTACAACCCCGGAGTGGCGCGACCGTGCTATACCAACACATCCCCCACGTGTATCATCTATGCCTTCGAGAAGCTGTCGTGATCATGCAACATGCTCAAAATGTGTAAATCCTGCCGATTTCGGTCTATTTCAGGATCTCGGTGTTATCAGGAATCCATCATCGGCGGCTAACGGCAGATCTCCAAGTGACGCGTTGAACCAAGCAAAGATGTTCCAAAACTTGTTCTATGTCAAGCGCTTCGCTCACTTCCTTGTGTTTTCTAGTGGGTTTCTGTTCACTTACGTAGATAGGAAGGAGAGCAACATGGCGTCGATATCTAGATCGACATGTTCATTGTAGGGTAAGAGTTGACGATGATCACGATGAGGCTCATCTCGCTTACACTATCCGTGCCTGAGCTTATCATTGTCCATCAAGCATATTGTTGTCGAAGAGGTTCAGGGTAGTTTCTGAACATTGCTTTCAACATCTCGCTCTTTTGTTGACCGGTATGAGTTGTAATGCATGGATTCCTTCGTATGGCGTTTGTGATAAGTGCTACACGCTTTTGAAATGTACAATAGCCGGAATTGCTTTACTAGTCACACTCGAGGCTTATGAAGTTCTCTCGAGATGctgaaaggaagaagaagaaagttTTGAGTGACAGACAGGAAGCCAAGTGGTATATACAACAAGTTTCAACTCATATCCTTGAGAAGTTATTGCCCAGCATGACATCTCTTTCCATCGCTTCATAACATACGATTCTTCCAGTGCTCTCGTACGATATTGTCATCAATCCTGTCTTGTGGGAAGACGATACTGCCAAGTTTGAGATGATCCGTGCCTTGTTGTTGACAATCTTCAAGCCAGAACGAGCAACTATTTAGAGAGCATCTCGCAACTTGAACGATTCTGATGTCACTTATCCTTAGAAAACGAATGATTCTGGACTCATTTCCCATTGTTACTCATACGATCTAATCTACGTTTTTTCTGCTCATTTGAAAGCTCATGGCTCGCTGTTTATGTATTAAAATTCACATTCCCACGGGAAGTGTAAAGTCACGATAGTCAATTTTACCATTGTCACTCATTTTCCCACCCAAAAAGTCCTTTCATTGATAGCGCCGCGCTTCATCATGAACTCTTgagtgaagaagagcaagatcAAGCGGAAAAATCTCATTTCGTCTGGGGCTGCCCTTACTCCCCGTGGGGAGAATCAACCGGCGACCCCATACACGAGCCATCGGTTGATCTTACCACGAAATATTTCCCGTGATGGAGTTTTGAGTCCATTATTTTCTGGAGTCGGGGTCCAGGCCTGGATCTATCATCTTGGGTTAGCTCAACGATACGACTTAAACCGTTTAGCCATGCCCTGCCGTACCCCGGACTCGCCGGCACAGACCAACTCCAGCTCTTTACAACTCTCGCCTAAACTTGCTTCACCTTGGGAAATAATCCCTCTCTAGTTGAAGACTAGGCGAGTCGTTATCGATTTTCTGCGGTCATGTATCAACAATTGCAATCAATCGGTCTCCGCTGTCTCCATTTTGATTATTGACAATAATAATGCGTTACAGTGATTGAGGATGTTGTTACGAAATCGCTGTGTCCGTATGACCATTCAGGCGGTCACTGCTCCGGCATTTGAATTCCATCAGGAACAAGCAATGGAGACATCAATGTTTCGTCACCTCCGATCATGTGCTCGGGTGCACTTAGACCGAATTCTGTTTCAGCCTTGTCCAGCGCTTCTGGAAATCTGAGAAAGCAGCAACTTGAACCGAAATACCAAAAATGATCAATCTCGAAGCTCCGATAAGGAACTGCCGGTTTCTAGAAattcatgatcttcaacgCGAAGTCCTTCCTCCGTGTCTGGGCATCTGCAGGTCCGGAACGGTCTAATtgcaacatcaccaagacacGGAGGTTGGTTTGCTTTGACGTGGGGGAACATAATACACCTCGCCGTGGCGTAGACAACAGCAAGACCCCTAATCGAGAAGTTGACGCGCAGACTAACACCAACTAGGAGGCCGTCATCTATGACTCTTGGAGGGTCTAATTGAGGCCGGACATGGCTTGTCAAGGGGGGTGAATGTTGCTAGCCGGGCCCCAAAGATAGCCTGTCCGATCATGTGACCGGTCGTCGACACCGGAACAGAGGGCCACCTGATTGCAAGCAACAACTCAATCTATCGAGACGAGACGGCATCAGGTATCAGGTGGCAAGGGGGTGGTTTCAATGTTGGCGATAGAGTATGGACACGCCCTGATTAGCTTCAGATGTGCCAGATGCACCAGATGCAAAAGAAGTATTTAGAAGACGTCTAGATCCAACCTCAATCGaattatcatcatcatcaacaaacaGTACTCTACCATTCCAACCAACAAGacttttatataagacttCGAGTCCTTATCTCTTGTCTTCACATCTTcactcttcatcaagaaaTCCAacacttcctcctcctcctcttctctctcacACACAATCACATTCACAATGGCCCAGTCATTCTTGAAACGATACTTTGGCCTTGGCGGCTCTTCCACTCCCGCTGCCAGCCCTGTCACTGAGAAGAGCGCCGTTCGTGCTCTTCCCGCTTCATGGTACACCTCAGTCGAGATGTACGAGCTCGAGAAGcgcgccatcttctccaagaagtgGCTCCTCACCACTCACAAGGCCAGAGTCCCCAATGCTGGTGACTGGCTCAAGTATGAGATGGCCAACTTCGAGTTTGTCATTGCCAGAGACGAGGATGGTAACATCAACGCTTTCCACAACATCACCCGCTTCGGTACCTTCCCCATCGTCGCTCCCGAGCAGGGTGACCACGGTGATGCCAACACTGGCTTTGACCAGAAGCAGAATGGTCTTCTCCCCATCCACGTCAAGGTTGACGCTCGTGGCTTCATCTGGATCAACATGGACGGCGCTAAGACCCCTGAGGTTGCCTGGGAGGATGACTTCGACAACCTTGACACACATGAGCGCTTCTCTTACTACAACTTTGACGACTACAACTTCGATCACGTCTGGCAGATGGAGGGCGACTACAACTGGAAGATCCTTGCCGACAACTACAACGAGTGCTACCACTGCAAGGTCGCTCACCCTGATATTCCCACCATCGCCGACCTCAACTCTTACTGGGTCGAGACACAGAAGTCTTACATCCAGCACTTCGGTGCCCAGCGACAGGACCAGATTGACCGCGGATTCCGCATCGCTGTCACATATTACCTCCCCAATGCCTCCACCAACATCTCTCCTCACTTCTTCATGATCCAGCGCTTCGTTCCTCTCAGCCCTTCCCGCTCCATTATGCGATACGAGTTCTTCCGCAACAAGAACTCCAGCGACGAGGacttcaacctcatcactGAGCTCTA includes these proteins:
- a CDS encoding cytochrome P450 oxidoreductase codes for the protein MAQSFLKRYFGLGGSSTPAASPVTEKSAVRALPASWYTSVEMYELEKRAIFSKKWLLTTHKARVPNAGDWLKYEMANFEFVIARDEDGNINAFHNITRFGTFPIVAPEQGDHGDANTGFDQKQNGLLPIHVKVDARGFIWINMDGAKTPEVAWEDDFDNLDTHERFSYYNFDDYNFDHVWQMEGDYNWKILADNYNECYHCKVAHPDIPTIADLNSYWVETQKSYIQHFGAQRQDQIDRGFRIAVTYYLPNASTNISPHFFMIQRFVPLSPSRSIMRYEFFRNKNSSDEDFNLITELYKRVMSEDKYLCANAQKNVNAGVFINGEMHPEMEQGPLFFQQSIREQLQNHHKKEQEVGHEIWPAQQEAPQTTINTKATSSANYSSGIDIRPAHKAIVV